From one Brachypodium distachyon strain Bd21 chromosome 4, Brachypodium_distachyon_v3.0, whole genome shotgun sequence genomic stretch:
- the LOC100845217 gene encoding uncharacterized protein LOC100845217 codes for MSSSTAYAESVASCRAPAPLRSPSPAAAAATVQDALHLPVRRQLDFTCGGGNLDDDDEFLCCAAEEMERSLYGQTTPPPPRAVAPPTFPVKQCICGRGPCGVEWKKPTGWAYVCSAPAKCRHTVWCGEYGPNLTSQPAFWSHAELNNSHVFNTPSNQRAGATSQDNVHPQGVPATNPVNINLHGAGATAAFNVSPQGAVATTPVKFSPRVARSNCEPPTCMCTAGKCRIDKGYYVCHIPKGHGSCAHRELINVAAEESPLTGYNNPRESARLGYNPVKKEANGRDFVMMEDHNKTRPSNPHQPPVYDLVPREHSVPARPTSIPVATRVSAIMLHQPVAMAELEPPKGSPVPPKCTITPRSGGCYRCHDEGHWALNCPKKDACYHCGMVGHWVKDCPSLRDRIQS; via the exons ATGAGCAGCAGCACCGCCTACGCGGAGAGCGTCGCGTCCTGCCGCGCTCCCGCTCCCCTCCGCTCCCCATCTCCGGCAGCCGCCGCGGCGACGGTTCAAGACGCACTCCACCTTCCCGTGAGGCGGCAGCTTGACTtcacctgcggcggcggcaacctggatgacgacgacgagttCCTCTGCTGCGCCGCAGAGGAGATGGAGCGGAGCCTCTACGGCCAGacgacgccgccaccgccacgggCGGTGGCTCCCCCGACTTTCCCTGTGAAGCAGTGCATTTGCGGTCGCGGGCCGTGTGGCGTTGAGTGGAAGAAGCCCACGGGTTGGGCGTACGTctgctcggcgccggcg AAGTGCCGGCATACTGTTTGGTGTGGGGAGTATGGTCCCAATCTAACTTCACAGCCTGCCTTTTGGAGTCATGCTGAACTCAACAATTCTCATGTATTTAACACTCCAAGCAATCAGAGGGCTGGTGCTACATCTCAAGATAATGTTCATCCCCAAGGCGTTCCTGCTACAAATCCGGTTAATATTAACCTCCATGGTGCTGGTGCTACTGCTGCATTTAATGTTAGTCCCCAGGGCGCTGTCGCTACAACTCCAGTTAAGTTTAGTCCCCGAGTTGCTAGATCCAATTGCGAACCACCGACCTGCATGTGTACTGCTGGGAAGTGCAGAATAGACAAAGGCTACTATGTATGTCATATACCAAAG GGACATGGTTCATGCGCTCACCGCGAGCTAATCAACGTTGCTGCTGAAGAATCGCCACTAACTGGCTACAACAATCCAAGGGAGAGTGCACGTTTGGGGTACAATCCAGTTAAGAAGGAAGCTAATGGGCGGGATTTTGTTATGATGGAAGACCACAACAAAACTAGACCATCAAATCCTCATCAACCCCCTGTATATGATCTTGTACCCAGAGAACACTCAGTGCCTGCTCGCCCTACATCCATTCCTGTAGCAACTCGGGTATCAGCAATTATGCTGCACCAACCAGTTGCTATGGCGGAACTAGAACCACCAAAGGGATCACCTGTGCCACCTAAGTGTACTATCACTCCTCGGTCAGGTGGTTGCTACCGATGCCATGATGAAGGACATTGGGCCTTGAACTGCCCTAAGAAAGACGCTTGCTACCACTGTGGCATGGTAGGGCACTGGGTGAAGGATTGCCCCTCACTGCGTGACAGAATACAGTCTTAA